In Harpia harpyja isolate bHarHar1 chromosome 12, bHarHar1 primary haplotype, whole genome shotgun sequence, a single window of DNA contains:
- the IGSF10 gene encoding immunoglobulin superfamily member 10, producing the protein MLACFVFLVGICPFAFAVKGGSVVFSCRMKAIRGGRPPWLGTLLALCLAALPGGIACPRLCACYVPTEVHCTFRYFTAIPPHIPPNVERINLGYNSLLKLTETDFSGLEKLELLMLHSNEINTIPDKVFSDLCSLQVLKMSYNKVRVLQQDVFYGLKSLVRLHMDHNKIEFINPNVFYGLTSLRLVHLEGNLLKQLHPDTFVTLRYSRIFKISFVKHIYLSDNVLTSLPQELFSYTSELESIYLHGNPWSCDCSLQWFAEWAKERPDVIKCKKDRSSGGQQCPVCTSPKNHNGKSFLDIPSASLTCTKPAIHDSLKFKNLTVPDDGDFSSVSPKDFIAPIGSMVLNMTDQAGSRGNLVCTIQKPKEMSPISFNKDGNSTVLKTSFSAFLVCGIDYEHIQQLWSILALYSNSPLKLERNVLATNMPFISYKYKQIYSEKDEIFTNIETELRAEPSWLMQSKVALQLDRTATTLNTLHIQYFTDAQIILPSTDKKQVRNNWTIISRDNKTQTEHTVLVGGTVELECQAIGEPAPAIEWILADGSKVRAPYISEDGRIIVVKTGTFTLRTADTFDTGLYHCIGTNYNDADTLTFRITVVDPYVEHNSVNGAQRSTFVGSTLYLPCTSTAVPDAAISWVLPEHAILHHSVRNKHIFDNGTLRIQGVTERDSGYFQCVAANQYGVDLLVFQVLVRKAKTTLKKKHVDVGEWEEGDGSGNAMLASATTQKQPLATLATLTANQESAASASRNRVAQSAHKRNSYGKMTYRHYRDKISRQFRGHRRQFVSSARRVDPQRWAALLEKTKRNSILIEKRGEVATKPPIQVRKFSEVPEHEEETSGDLVSPEEEFTMPLTETATVSTLGRAMESVITAGPETTASNTPARTTSLLVAEAVTPLPSPFSQSASSDSRRRQTYLTPTNSWERSDLSQISANGIKQSAISNGASRTSTLFPTGQRSVYSGQSNNQHLKSVSMTPMTDVTDTSKSVTSQNATDKLHVFTESIDKISTKTDHQISVVTVSEPSPEFGHIYFHSTQKQVTPKPPLASTIITHQQIQIIQDVTTHTPQAQQQYGRRRKISGRRQIVRPGRIPSMKEHRYSFGRPGSVRGSTTVTADVQLNMKYVSNLPTLNNSSSSINPLSPEAPLSSPSTMNMPLEHPVGTHQKTAFLREEESEPSARQKATTTVTPFITKGTQDNPQWKLESSAPFQTNADIQPFSIRLPTMGIHTAHIATEITHTISTKTSSILESVSPSIKPRTSPKNSQRGKITWEHLFGNGTQKVVLKKLPKQRTDRFPSTEVSTMLPKTMAALSTSKISPLHCTPISTGGNHSSGFLSLNKPIHYGNGKSEEHLPTAKPHSYSNLATSATEEMDVTSLKPTVTPISTPQSDTKSKIFRVGRKRGQRRKRPPKTPTSQSLTADRSIAAIPSVNTAMPVMTTVKSGTTPTSFMLAKPLSESASAVSVTEVPALWILNAPAVPQHVPTAATQTSGTPVTRRNIQSATLPPDSRTAQSPAMPIQPSSTTSARPATVCATSGSEPAQQTKATTATAGENSRLKTEQRVIQENHVAQPTVPARTESSAPAANTDITPRSTQHPTPLPAPTAAVPPARTARTTSPLGAGIKFWQKPFAEVTERGNTLTVNTLTTLKSSQIVTPRAPLWGRDKDSSVKGWSEKRQGQETITTNPVALESLSRNHFAKPRIIGGRLAAFTVLANSDAFIPCEATGNPRPTIQWTKILSGTDALGGRGDSRWMVFANGTLSITRASLEDRGQYLCTAANPHGTARLLVTLSVVAYPPRITGGRWQLLTAHSGKPVAVKCRAEGRPPPTISWVLANKTHISDSSAGNNKVHVEPDGTLIIKEVTVYDRGLYTCMAKNPAGTDTLVVKLQVIAAPPTILEEKRQRVEGLTGENLKLPCTVKGNPQPTVHWVLFDGTVVKPLQFVNAKLFLFSNGTLHLSNIAPADSGNYECIATSSTGSERRVVSLVVEHRDTLPKIATASQEMTQLNFGDKLLLNCTATGEPKPRIIWRLPSKAVVDQWHRMGSRIHVYPNGSLVIEAVTEKDAGDYLCVARNKIGDDLILMKVSITMKPAKIDQKQHFKKLVPYGKDFRVDCKASGSPAPEISWSLPDGTVINNAMLADDSGHRSRRYILFDNGTLYLNKVGVTEGGDYTCYAENTLGRDEMKIRITVVMAAPQIKHNYKTYVKVKAGGTALLDCEAVGEPKPKIFWLLPSSDMISSSTARHFLHANGSLSVSQVKLLDAGEYMCVARNPGGDDTKLYKLDVVAKPPIINGLYANKTIMKVTAVRHSKKQIDCRAEGTPPPQIMWIMPDNIFLTAPYYGSRIVVHKNGTLEIRNIRPSDTAEFICVARNDGGESMLVVQLEVLEMLRRPIFKNPFNEKITAKPGKTTTLNCSVDGNPPPDISWMLPNGTWFSSGIKTSQFLTGSNGTLTIYNPDGGKAGKYRCAARNKVGYIEKLIILEVGQKPNILTHPTGPVKGISGESLSLHCLSDGSPKPNTVWTLPGGYVLDRPQINWKYILLENGTLVIREATIHDRGNYVCKAHNNAGDSSITVPVVIVAYPPRITNRPPQTIHTMPGAALQLHCIALGIPKPEITWELPDHSVLPTGHQSRAAGSELLHPPGTLVIQNPQPSDSGAYKCTAKNHLGSDFTVTYVHVI; encoded by the exons ATGCTTgcgtgttttgttttccttgtagGAATCTGCCCgtttgcttttgctgtgaagGGCGGTAGCGTAGTATTTTCCTGCAGGATGAAGGCAATCCGTGGAGGCAGACCCCCGTGGCTGGGGACCCTCCTCGCTCTCTGCCTGGCCGCCCTCCCCGGCGGCATCGCCTGTCCCAGGCTCTGCGCCTGCTATGTCCCCACCGAGGTGCACTGCACGTTCCGGTACTTCACAGCCATCCCACCACACATCCCTCCAAATGTGGAGCGCATCAACCTGGG TTACAACAGCTTGCTTAAACTGAcggaaacagatttttctggccTGGAGAAACTGGAGTTACTGATGCTGCACAGCAATGAGATAAATACAATCCCTGATAAGGTGTTCAGTGATTTATGTTCATTACAG GTCTTAAAAATGAGTTATAACAAGGTCAGAGTACTTCAGCAGGATGTTTTTTATGGTCTGAAGAGCTTGGTACGGTTGCATATGGACCACAATAAAATTGAATTTATAAATCCCAATGTTTTCTATGGACTCACATCACTGAGGTTGGTCCACTTGGAAGGAAATCTACTTAAGCAGCTTCATCCAGATACTTTTGTCACCTTGCGCTATAGCCgaatatttaaaatatccttcGTGAAGCACATATATTTGTCTGACAACGTGTTGACTTCACTACCACAAGAACTGTTTTCCTACACGTCTGAGCTGGAGAGCATTTACCTTCATGGAAACCCATGGTCCTGTGATTGCAGTCTACAGTGGTTTGCAGAATGGGCAAAAGAGAGACCAG atgTTATAAAGTGCAAAAAAGACAGAAGTTCCGGTGGTCAGCAATGCCCAGTTTGTACTAGTCCCAAAAATCATAACGGGAAAagctttctggatattccttctGCATCTTTAACCTGCACTAAGCCAGCCATACATGACTCCCTGAAATTTAAAAACCTCACAGTGCCAGATGATGGGGATTTCAGTTCCGTATCTCCCAAGGACTTCATAGCTCCTATAGGATCCATGGTTTTGAACATGACTGACCAAGCAGGAAGTCGAGGTAACTTGGTTTGCACCATCCAAAAACCTAAAGAAATGTCTCCCATCTCATTCAACAAAGATGGCAACAGTACAGTACTCAAAACATCATTCTCGGCATTTCTTGTGTGTGGCATTGATTATGAACATATTCAGCAGCTGTGGAGCATACTGGCACTGTACAGTAATTCCCCCTTAAAACTGGAAAGGAATGTCCTAGCAACTAACATGCCTTTTATTAGTTACAAATATAAACAAATCTACtctgaaaaagatgaaatttttaCCAATATAGAGACTGAACTGAGAGCTGAACCGTCGTGGTTAATGCAAAGCAAAGTGGCATTACAGCTAGACAGGACAGCAACCACACTTAACACATTGCACATCCAGTACTTTACGGATGCTCAGATTATTTTGCCCAGTACTGACAAAAAACAGGTGAGAAATAACTGGACCATCATCTCCAGggacaacaaaacacaaacagagCACACTGTTTTAGTCGGGGGGACCGTAGAACTAGAGTGCCAAGCAATTGGAGAACCAGCTCCTGCAATAGAGTGGATATTGGCCGATGGGAGCAAAGTTAGAGCTCCTTATATCAGTGAGGATGGAAGAATCATAGTAGTTAAAACTGGAACATTCACGTTACGGACAGCTGATACTTTTGACACTGGGCTTTACCACTGCATAGGCACAAATTACAACGATGCAGATACTCTCACATTTAGGATTACTGTGGTCGATCCCTACGTGGAACACAACAGTGTAAATGGAGCCCAACGTTCTACATTTGTTGGCAGCACACTTTACCTTCCCTGTACATCCACGGCTGTTCCAGATGCTGCCATTAGTTGGGTGTTACCTGAGCATGCAATTCTTCATCATTCTGtaagaaacaaacatatttttgaCAATGGTACCTTGAGAATACAAGGAGTAACAGAGCGAGACAGTGGCTACTTTCAATGTGTTGCAGCCAACCAGTATGGTGTTGATCTTTTGGTTTTCCAAGTGCTAGTTAGAAAGGCCAAAACCACTCTAAAGAAAAAGCATGTAGATGTGGGAGAATGGGAGGAGGGTGATGGCTCTGGTAATGCAATGCTGGCCTCTGCTACAACACAGAAACAGCCTTTAGCTACTCTGGCTACCCTGACAGCTAATCAGGAATCTGCTGCCTCGGCATCCAGAAATCGGGTCGCACAGAGTGCACACAAAAGGAACAGCTACGGGAAGATGACTTACAGGCACTACAGGGACAAAATAAGCAGGCAGTTTAGAGGACACAGAAGACAGTTTGTTTCCTCAGCCAGGAGAGTCGATCCACAGCGCTGGGCAGCCTTGTtggaaaaaacaaagaggaaCTCGATATTGATAGAAAAACGAGGAGAAGTTGCAACAAAACCACCTATTCAAGTCCGTAAGTTCTCAGAAGTACCTGAGCATGAGGAGGAAACATCTGGTGATCTTGTATCTCCAGAAGAAGAATTCACGATGCCACTAACAGAGACAGCCACTGTATCTACTCTGGGGAGAGCAATGGAAAGCGTGATAACTGCAGGGCCTGAGACAACTGCAAGTAACACTCCTGCTAGGACAACCTCTCTCCTGGTTGCAGAGGCAGTAACTCCCCTACCCTCTCCTTTCTCACAGTCTGCGTCGTCTGACAGCAGAAGGCGACAAACATATCTAACACCTACAAACTCATGGGAAAGATCTGATTTAAGTCAAATATCAGCAAATGGTATTAAACAATCAGCTATATCAAATGGAGCAAGTAGAACATCTACACTCTTCCCTACTGGGCAAAGGTCAGTATATTCTGGGCAAAGTAATAACCAGCATTTAAAATCTGTATCTATGACACCCATGACAGATGTTACAGACACCAGCAAGTCTGTAACTTCCCAAAATGCAACAGACAAGCTACATGTTTTTACTGAGTCTATTGATAAGATTTCCACCAAAACAGATCACCAGATATCTGTAGTGACTGTCAGTGAACCAAGTCCTGAATTTGGTCACATTTATTTTCATAGTACTCAGAAACAAGTAACTCCTAAGCCACCATTGGCTTCAACTATCATTACTCATCAGCAAATTCAGATTATTCAGGACGTTACAACTCACACACCCCAGGCCCAGCAGCAATATGGAAGACGAAGGAAAATTTCTGGTAGGAGACAAATTGTTAGACCAGGACGTATTCCAAGTATGAAAGAGCACAGATACAGTTTTGGGAGGCCAGGATCTGTAAGAGGAAGTACAACTGTGACTGCAGATGTTCAACTGAATATGAAATATGTATCAAATTTACCAACCTTAAATAATTCAAGCAGCTCCATCAACCCACTTAGCCCAGAAGCACCTCTGTCCTCCCCCTCTACCATGAATATGCCATTGGAGCACCCAGTGGGTACTCATCAAAAGACAGCATTCCTCAGGGAAGAGGAAAGTGAACCTAGTGCAAGGCAAAAAGCTACAACAACAGTCACACCTTTCATTACAAAGGGCACCCAAGACAATCCTCAATGGAAATTAGAGAGCAGTGCTCCATTTCAGACAAATGCTGATATCCAACCTTTTAGCATCAGACTACCAACAATGGGAATCCACACAGCTCATATTGCTACAGAAATTACACATACCATAAGCACTAAGACATCTTCCATCCTTGAATCGGTCTCACCCAGCATTAAGCCTAGAACCTCACCAAAAAATTCCCAAAGAGGAAAAATTACTTGGGAACATCTCTTTGGAAATGGTACACAAAAAGTGGTTCTGAAGAAGCTACCAAAACAACGGACAGATAGATTTCCATCAACAGAGGTATCGACCATGCTTCCTAAAACTATGGCAGCATTATCTACGTCCAAAATATCTCCTTTGCACTGTACACCTATTTCAACAGGTGGGAATCACAGCAGTGGTTTCCTGTCTTTAAACAAACCCATTCATTATGGCAATGGTAAGTCAGAAGAACATCTTCCCACTGCAAAACCGCATTCTTACTCTAATCTTGCAACTAGTGCAACTGAAGAAATGGATGTAACAAGTCTGAAGCCAACAGTTACACCTATTAGTACTCCTCAAAGTGACACCAAAAGTAAAATATTCAGAGTGGGAAGAAAGAGAggtcagagaaggaagaggcCCCCTAAAACACCTACTTCACAAAGCCTGACTGCCGACCGCAGCATTGCAGCGATTCCCTCAGTGAATACAGCCATGCCTGTCATGACAACAGTTAAATCGGGAACTACGCCTACAAGTTTTATGCTTGCAAAACCTCTCTCTGAGAGTGCAAGCGCAGTCTCGGTGACAGAAGTGCCAGCACTGTGGATCCTTAACGCACCAGCGGTACCTCAGCACGTGCCCACAGCAGCCACACAGACATCAGGGACCCCTGTCACACGGAGGAACATCCAGTCAGCCACGTTACCACCCGACAGTCGTACTGCTCAGAGCCCCGCCATGCCAATCCAACCTTCCAGCACCACAAGCGCACGACCTGCCACAGTCTGTGCAACGTCTGGGTCAGAACCGGCTCAGCAAACCAAAGCCACCACCGCAACGGCAGGTGAAAACTCACGCCTGAAAACGGAACAGAGGGTTATCCAAGAAAACCACGTAGCCCAGCCTACAGTCCCAGCCAGAACCGAGTCAAGTGCTCCTGCTGCAAACACAGACATCACTCCTCGCAGCACTCAGCATCCCACCCCACTGCCAGCCCCAACAGCAGCCGTGCCGCCTGCACGTACTGCGAGAACCACCTCGCCTCTGGGGGCAGGAATCAAATTCTGGCAGAAGCCCTTTGCTGAAGTCACAGAGAGAGGCAACACATTAACTGTCAATACACTGACCACACTGAAGTCATCACAGATTGTGACTCCGCGTGCTCCTCTGTGGGGAAGGGACAAGGACAGTTCTGTCAAAGGCTGGTCTGAAAAGAGACAAGGTCAAGAAACTATCACCACCAATCCTGTAGCCTTGGAGTCTTTAAGTAGAAATCATTTTGCAAAGCCCAGAATAATTGGAGGAAGATTAGCTGCTTTTACCGTGCTAGCTAATTCAGATGCTTTTATTCCTTGTGAAGCTACTGGTAACCCTCGTCCAACAATACAGTGGACCAAGATATTGTCAG GGACCGATGCTCTAGGAGGCCGAGGTGACAGCAGATGGATGGTGTTTGCCAACGGCACGCTCTCCATCACCCGGGCAAGCTTGGAGGACCGTGGGCAGTACCTGTGCACCGCGGCCAACCCGCATGGCACAGCACGGCTCCTGGTCACCTTGTCGGTAGTGGCCTACCCACCCCGCATCACTGGTGGAAGGTGGCAGCTCCTCACCGCTCACTCCGGAAAGCCCGTGGCAGTGAAGTGCAGAGCTGAGGGCAGGCCTCCTCCCACCATCTCGTGGGTTCTAGCAAATAAAACACACATCTCCGACTCTTCCGCAGGAAATAACAAAGTTCATGTGGAACCAGACGGCACTCTAATTATCAAGGAAGTCACTGTTTACGACAGGGGCCTCTACACGTGCATGGCTAAAAACCCAGCGGGCACTGACACGCTGGTTGTAAAACTGCAGGTCATTGCGGCACCTCCCACTATTCTGGAAGAGAAGAGGCAACGTGTTGAAGGATTGACGGGGGAAAACCTGAAGCTCCCTTGCACCGTGAAAGGGAATCCTCAGCCCACTGTCCACTGGGTCCTCTTTGATGGCACAGTGGTGAAACCTCTGCAGTTTGTAAACGCAAAGCTGTTCCTGTTCTCCAACGGTACCCTCCACCTCAGCAACATCGCCCCTGCTGACAGCGGGAATTACGAGTGCATAGCCACAAGCTCGACTGGCTCGGAAAGGAGGGTGGTGAGCCTCGTGGTGGAACACAGAGATACGCTTCCAAAAATAGCTACCGCCTCTCAAGAAATGACTCAGTTGAATTTTGGGGATAAGTTGCTTCTGAACTGCACAGCAACTGGGGAGCCAAAGCCCAGGATCATCTGGAGGTTACCCTCCAAGGCAGTTGTTGACCAGTGGCACAG AATGGGAAGTCGAATCCATGTCTACCCTAACGGATCCTTGGTTATTGAGGCAGTTACTGAAAAGGATGCAGGTGACTATTTGTGTGTTGCAAGAAACAAAATTGGAGATGATCTGATACTGATGAAAGTCAGCATCACAATGAAACCAGCCAAGATTGACCAGAAACAGCATTTCAAGAAACTGGTGCCATACGGAAAAGATTTCAGAGTGGACTGCAAGGCGTCTGGGTCACCTGCACCAGAAATATCCTGGAGCTTGCCAGATGGTACGGTGATCAATAATGCGATGCTGGCAGATGACAGTGGACACAGGTCTCGCAGATACATCCTCTTTGACAATGGAACTCTGTATCTCAACAAAGTGGGAGTAACAGAAGGAGGAGATTATACCTGCTACGCTGAAAACACACTGGGAAGAGATGAAATGAAGATACGCATCACAGTCGTCATGGCAGCCCCTCAGATAAAGCACAATTACAAGACATACGTTAAAGTGAAAGCTGGAGGTACAGCATTACTGGACTGTGAAGCTGTTGGAGAACCCAAGCCAAAAATATTCTGGTTGCTACCTTCCAGTGACATGATCTCCTCGTCAACAGCCAGACACTTCCTGCACGCCAATGGTTCTCTATCAGTCAGTCAAGTCAAACTGTTAGATGCTGGGGAGTATATGTGTGTTGCTCGTAATCCTGGAGGGGATGATACAAAATTGTATAAACTGGATGTTGTTGCTAAACCACCTATCATAAATGGTTTATATGCGAACAAAACAATCATGAAAGTGACAGCAGTGAGGCATTCAAAGAAACAAATTGACTGTAGGGCAGAAGGGACACCTCCCCCTCAGATTATGTGGATCATGCCTGATAATATTTTCCTAACAGCTCCATATTACGGGAGCAGGATTGTAGTACACAAAAATGGGACACTTGAGATTCGGAATATAAGGCCTTCTGACACAGCAGAGTTTATCTGTGTGGCACGTAATGATGGGGGAGAGAGTATGTTGGTGGTGCAGCTGGAGGTATTAGAAATGCTAAGGCGACCGATATTTAAAAATCCattcaatgaaaaaataacagcCAAGCCTGGGAAAACCACCACCTTGAATTGTTCTGTGGATGGAAACCCTCCACCTGACATCAGCTGGATGTTGCCTAATGGCACATGGTTTTCCAGTGGCATCAAGACTTCCCAGTTTCTCACAGGAAGCAACGGTACCCTTACCATCTATAATCCTGATGGAGGCAAAGCAGGAAAGTATCGCTGTGCTGCTAGGAACAAAGTTGGCTACATTGAAAAGCTGATCATCTTGGAGGTTGGCCAGAAGCCCAATATTCTCACTCATCCAACGGGGCCAGTGAAGGGCATTAGCGGGGAGTCATTATCGCTTCACTGCCTGTCTGATGGGAGTCCCAAACCAAATACAGTGTGGACTCTGCCAGGTGGCTACGTGCTGGATCGACCGCAGATCAACTGGAAATACATTCTGCTGGAAAACGGTACTTTGGTTATACGAGAAGCCACCATTCACGACAGAGGAAATTACGTGTGTAAGGCCCACAACAATGCTGGAGACTCCTCCATAACTGTTCCTGTTGTTATTGTAGCCTATCCCCCGAGGATTACGAACAGACCACCGCAGACCATACACACGATGCCTGGTGCAGCACTTCAGCTCCACTGCATAGCACTGGGAATACCAAAACCAGAAATTACCTGGGAATTACCTGACCACTCAGTACTCCCTACAGGTCACCAAAGCCGAGCAGCTGGGAGTGAACTGCTTCACCCCCCGGGGACATTAGTCATCCAGAATCCCCAACCCTCAGATTCTGGCGCGTACAAGTGCACAGCGAAGAACCATCTTGGCAGCGATTTCACAGTAACATATGTTCACGTCATTTGA